A genomic region of Arachis stenosperma cultivar V10309 chromosome 9, arast.V10309.gnm1.PFL2, whole genome shotgun sequence contains the following coding sequences:
- the LOC130950808 gene encoding putative receptor-like protein kinase At1g72540 — protein MPSQKRVMWKSFIVGCFKDNPFSNSSLDETHTSSVSKKTLSRRISLSDLSNSSSQSIMSDLSNSLTGIGSNIHIFTYQELKEITHGFSKNNFLGEGGFGKVYKGFIDEKFKPRLVPQVVAVKALNLDGKQGHREWLAEVIFLGQLKHRNLVNLIGYCCEDEHRLLVYEYMERGNLEEKLFKGYLATLPWLTRIKIAIGAAKGLCFLHEEEKPVIYRDVKASNILLDADYNAKLSDFGLAIDGPGEDQTHVTTRVMGTRGYAAPEYIMTGHLTTMSDVYSYGVVLLELLTGRKSVDKKRPSREQDLVEWARPMLKDSLKLERIMDPRLEGQYSTQGARKLASLAYQCLSHHAKNRPSMRTVVKTLEPLLELNDIPIGHFVYVAPTEVVVVTDCSCYDNSNINEEGKVEEEIKGEKKEKEKGRNNLKKERKSRSRRCRVKPIRSRAVYSDTALYKTLATSPYFPKQGPETHNCDGNRPILPI, from the exons atgccTTCCCAAAAAAGGGTTATGTGGAAATCCTTCATAGTTGGTTGTTTCAAAGACAATCCCTTTTCCAATTCTTCCTTGGACGAAACACACACATCATCAGTTTCAAAAAAGACACTTTCTAGGAGAATCTCGCTCTCTGATCTGAGCAATTCTTCATCACAGTCTATAATGAGTGATTTGTCAAATTCCCTCACAGGAATTGGATCAAACATTCATATTTTCACTTACCAGGAGCTGAAAGAGATCACACATGGGTTCAGCAAGAACAATTTCCTCGGCGAAGGTGGATTCGGAAAGGTTTATAAAGGGTTCATTGATGAGAAATTTAAGCCCAGGCTTGTGCCTCAGGTTGTTGCTGTTAAGGCCCTCAATTTGGATGGCAAACAAGGACACAGAGAGTGGTTG GCTGAAGTAATCTTCTTGGGGCAGTTGAAGCATCGCAATCTGGTGAACTTAATTGGATACTGCTGTGAAGATGAACACAGGCTTCTTGTCTATGAATACATGGAAAGGGGCAATCTGGAAGAGAAGCTTTTCAAAG GTTATTTAGCAACATTGCCGTGGCTAACAAGAATCAAAATAGCAATTGGGGCTGCAAAGGGACTTTGTTTCCTTCATGAAGAAGAAAAGCCAGTCATATACAGAGATGTTAAAGCCTCAAACATTCTGTTAGACGCT GATTACAATGCGAAGCTGTCGGATTTCGGTTTAGCAATAGATGGACCAGGGGAAGATCAAACACATGTTACAACTCGTGTCATGGGTACCCGCGGTTATGCTGCTCCTGAGTATATCATGACAG GTCATTTGACAACCATGAGCGACGTGTATAGCTATGGAGTTGTTCTGTTAGAGCTACTAACGGGAAGAAAATCAGTGGACAAGAAACGGCCAAGCAGAGAGCAAGATTTAGTAGAGTGGGCAAGGCCAATGCTAAAGGATTCTCTTAAACTTGAGAGAATAATGGACCCAAGACTTGAGGGTCAGTACTCAACACAAGGTGCAAGAAAGTTAGCATCTTTGGCTTACCAATGCCTAAGCCACCACGCAAAGAATAGGCCTTCAATGCGAACCGTGGTTAAGACCTTGGAGCCTCTCTTGGAACTTAACGATATCCCAATTGGTCATTTTGTTTATGTGGCCCCCACTGAAGTGGTTGTTGTAACCGATTGTTCTTGTTATGACAACAGCAATATTAACGAAGAAGGTAAAGTTGAAGAGGAAATAAAGGgagagaaaaaggagaaggagaagggtCGCAATAATTTAAAGAAGGAGCGAAAAAGTCGTAGCCGTAGGTGTAGGGTTAAGCCAATCAGGTCTCGTGCTGTTTACTCTGACACTGCTCTGTATAAGACTCTTGCTACCAGTCCCTACTTTCCCAAACAAGGACCAGAGACACATAATTGTGATGGAAATCGCCCCATATTGCCAATTTAG